The sequence below is a genomic window from Mycobacterium sp. ITM-2016-00316.
ATCTCGATCAACCCGTCCTCGATCACGCGTAGGAGCAACGCCACCTTGGACTTCGCCGGTCTGCCCAAAGAGTCGTATTTGCGTCGGATCCGGTCAATATGAGTCTTCACCGTGTACGGCGATACGAAGAGCTCTCGGGCTGCGGACTCTTTCGTTGTGCCCAGCAGCCAGGCCAACAGCACCTGTCGCTCACGGTCGGCAAGTGCAGGCCGGTCGAGCCGCCGTATGCCGGTCAGACCTCGGCGCATCACACACGAGCAGCACTGGTGACCGACATCCGACTGCTCTCCAGAGAAACTGTTGTCGGGCAAGTGATTCGACTCCTCAGGACTAATTCTCAGCTACGTGGCGGACCAGTTCCGCACGTGGAGGCTCGATTCCATCAGGCTTCCAGCGCCACCCATTGCCTGAGCGCAATGAACCATCCGGGTGTGATGTTCGAGGAACACATGAAGCTGGCACACCTGAGGGTCGGTCCAGACCTGAGTTGCATATCTCCAATAGCCATTCAGGTCGGGCCGATCCGATGGCAAGGCGCCTGGCACCCGCGTCACTACCCATTACCTGTCGACATGCGGTGGACGTTCGCACATTGCCGTCAATTCTCTCTTCCAGCCGCGTGAGCCCTGTTGCGAGGCGGGCAAACGGTACTACGGTGATTCCATGGCTCACGCCCTGTCGCCTACCGAGATCCAGCGTCTGCTCGACGGCGCGCACAGCTTTCGGTCAAGGCTCCAGGTGCGTGCCGTGCGAGTCCTTGAAGAATCCGAATGGCGCACGACCCACGGCGAGGTGCTGCATGCGCAGGCCGGCGACTGGTGGGTGATCGACGGCGACGACCGCTGGTCGGTTGCCGACGATGTCTTTGCCAACACCTATGAGCAACTGGATGGTGATCACTATCGTAAAACTGCGACCGTCACCGCTGCCCGAATCCGGGACGCCTTCGCGCTACAAACCTTGGAAGGGTTGGCCGCCGGCGAGCCCGGTGACTGGTTGGTACGCAATCCTAGCGGCGAATGCTGGCCCGTCACCTCAGATGTGTTCAAACGTCGATATGTCCGGGTACAAGGGAAACAGTGAGCCACAAGCGCCCTGTAGGACAGTCAGCCGATAGCGCGGCCTGTCGCCCGTGAATACGTTGTGCTCATGGCAAATTGGAATGACGTGGCCGGATACCTACGACAGAACTTCAAGATCAAGCAGGACTCGGATACCTTCCTGACGTTGGTCTTCGATGTCGGTGGAGGTCGATCGCAACTGGTGATGGTCTCGCACGGGTCGATGGATGCGACCGACGAAGAGTTCGCAATCATCGCCTCCCCGATTGCTGACGCCCGCATCACCAACATCCCGGCGCTACTGGACGAGGCCGCGGACTATGTTGTCGGAGGCGTTGTCAAGGTCGGCGAGACCTTGGCGCTCAGGCATGCTGTGCCCCTGAGCAATCTCGATTTGAACGAACTGATGGGTCCATTGGAACTCGTCATGACCGCTGCCGATCACATGGAATCGAAATTCACCGGCGCCGACCGCATGTAGCCGCAGCCATCAGCTGTGGCATCAGCGCATGATGCAAGGTGGTGAGCTCTCCGCTTCGGAATGGGATTACGCTCCCTATGGCATGTGTGGACTTCGTACCGGTGCAACGAGGTCCCGCGGGAGACATCGATCGTGTCGGTTTGATAAAGCGCGCCACTCCGTTCCCGGATCAACCGCTGCTGTGGTGCCATCTCGGCGGCAGAATACGGCGCAGCGAAACCGTTGCAGAGGCCTTGGCACGGCGCGCAAGCACGCTGCGTCGTGGTCAGCTCGACTTGCCGGACAACACCTACGCACCGCACGCACTCATGGAGTTCTTTCCCGACCCGAGAAATGGTGAATTCGGCGTCGATCCGCGAAAGCACGCAGTCAGCGTGTGCTACGCGGTGTCAATGGCCAAGTGGAAGTCCCCGCTGGTGGCCGGATAAAAGTCCCCACCCCGTGTGGTGATTCCTAGGTTGGTTGGGTGGTCTCCTTCCGGTGTTGGGCGTCTTTCATGCGGTAGGAGTCGCCGTCGGTGATGACGACGGTGGCGTGGTGCAGCAGCCGGTCCAGGATGCTGACTGCGGTGGTGTGCTCGGGCAGGAACCGGCCCCATTCTTGGAATGGCCAGTGCGATCCGATGGCCAGCGAGCGGCGTTCGTAGGCGCCGGCCACGAGCCGGAACAATAGTTGGGTGGCGGTGTCATGGAGCGGGGCGAAGCCCAGTTCGTCGAGGATGATCAGATCGACCCGGAGCAGGGATTCGATGATCTTGCCGACGGTGTTGTCGGCCAGGCCGCGGTAGAGGGTTTCCACGAGGTCGGCGGCGGTGAAGTAGCGGACCTTGTGCCCGGCATGGATGGCAGCGATGCCCAGTCCGATCAGGGTGTGGGACTTACCTGTTCCGGCGGGTCCGATGATGGCCAGGTTCTGTTGTGTGCGTATCCATTCCAGGCTGCATAGGTAGTCGAACACCTTCGGCTGGATCGAAGAGTCAGCCACGTCGAACGACTCGAGTGTCTTGGTCACTGGGAAGCCGGCGGCCTTGAGGCGGTTGACGACGTTGGAGGCATCCCGGGCCGCGAGTTCGGTTTCGATCAGGGTTCGCAGCACTTCCTCGGGGGTCCAGCGTTGGGTCTTCGCGGTGATCAACACTTCGGGTGCGGTGCGTCGGATCGCGGCCAGTTTGAGTCGCCGTAACCCGGCGTCGAGATCAGCGGCCAGCGGCGGAACTGACGGTGGCGCAACGGGTTTTACGGCCTTCGCTGATGTGCTGGTCATGACGTGACACCTCCGTCGGCCGGGATCACCGTGTAGGCGTCCAGCGAACGCATCGGGGCGACCGGGAGGTCCAGGATCAGCGCGTCCCCGGGCGGGCGGGGTTGCGGGGTTCCCGCGCCGGCGGCCAGGATGGAGCGCACGTCGGCAGCGCGGAACCGCCGAAAGGCCACCGCCCGGCGCAACGCCGCGGTCAGTGCGTCGGTGCCGTGCGCGGCACCCAACCCGAGCAGGACCTCCAGTTCAGAGCCCAGTCGAGTGTTGCCGATCGCCGCGGCTCCGATGAGGAATGCCTCGGCATCCGCGCCCAGAGCGCAGAACTGCTGCTCGGTCGTGGTTCGGGGTCGTGGACCCCGGTTTGGTGCTGGTCGTGGCCCGTCGTAGTGTGCGTCGAGGATCGACGCACTGCCTGGGGCGGCGAGTTCGTGTTCGGCCACGACCGTCCCGGTGGCGGGTTCGACCAGGCAGACCGCGCCGTGATCGACCACGACGGCGACGTTGGTCCCGATCAGCCGGGTCGGTACGGAGTAGCGGGCCGAGCCGTATCGGATACATGACAGTCGGTCGACCTTGCGCAGTACCGAGGGTGCCCCGATCTGCAACCGCAGCGACGGTAGTGGTTGCAGCAGTTCACGTTCGACGATCAGTCGTTCGTTGGGAACGGTACAGATCTCCGAGTGCATCGTGGCGTTGACTTCGGCACACCATGCTCTCGCCGCCGTGTTGGCGGCCCGCAGATCCAGACCGCGGCCCGCGATGGCGGCCTCGGTTAACAACGGGACGGCCAGGTCGCGTTGGGCGTAGCCGCACAAGTTCTCCACGATGCCCTTCGATTCGGGATCCGATGCGTGGCAGAAGTCGGGTGCGAACCCGTAATGTCCTGCCAGCCGCACGTATTCGGCGGTCGGGATCACCACGTTGGCGACCACCCCGCCCTTGAGGCACGCCATCCGGTCGGCCAACACCCGGGCCGGCACGCCGCCGATCGCGTTGAACGTTTCTGCGATCAGTGCCAGCGTGGTGGAGGCTTTCTGGTCGGTGGCGAACGCGACGAACCGCCACCGTGAGAACGCCAGCACCGCGCAGAACAGGAACAATCCCGGCGCGGCCTGGGCCCAGTCGATGACCAGATACTCGCCCGGTGACCACACCGCCGGGCGTCGCCCTCGATGATGCTCGTTGCGCCACAACGTCTTCGCCTCGGCGACCAGGCGGCGGAAGTTGCGGGCGGATCCCTGATAACCGGCAGCCCTGGCAATGGGCAGCATCCGCTTGGCCGACATCCGGCCCTGGGACTTCGCGATACGTTCGGTGACCAAGTCGGTCACCGCATCGTAGTTGTGGGCCCGTTGGGCCCGTGGCGGTATGTTATCGCCGGCTTCGAACTTCTTCACGATCCGTTTGACGGTCTTGGGGGTGGTGTGGCAGAGGTCGGCAGCACCTCGGTACGACCCGACTTGTTGGTAGGCGGAAATGATGTCCATGCGGTCCTTCGCAGACTTCAATGGAACTCCCCGGTGGTGGTGTCTGGTTGGCACCTTCACCGTCACCATCGGGGCCCACAGTTCCTGATCGACACGACGAACACGGGGTGGGGACTTCTATCTGGCCACCAGCGGGGACCTCTACTTGGCCACCAGAGAGGACTTTTTCATGGCCACGGACACGCGGTCGACGCAAAGGGGGATGTCGATGCGACACCTGGGGGCGAAGGAGAGCTTTTCCAGTGGTTTCGGCCCGATGAGGTCGCCGGACTCGAAACATGGCCCGGGACAGCACTTCTGTAGAGAAGCTCGTCTCCCCAACCGTCAGTGCATCAACGTTGGACAACCTGCGGACGGCCTACGCATCGCTTTCCGACGAGGCGTTGAACCACAATGCACTGGTGTGGCAAACGCCGGCCCTTGCGCTGACGACCGAGGCCTTCCTGCTCACCATCGCAATCGGTGCCGAATCCTCCCCGCCAGGCTCGTCGCCTCTTTTCTGAAACTGACGCTCTCGATACTCTGTCTGCAATTGATGGCGAAGCACAGAGAGATGGCCGTAGGAAATCGAGGGGATCTTGTTGCCCTGGAACGTCGGCTCGGGCTCGAGCAGTTCCATGGAAAGCCCCGCCGAAAACTAGAGGGCTGGCTGCCTACCGGAGTGGCCGATGGTGGATGTTCGGCTTCGTTACAGTGGCTGTTCTGGCCTTCGGCATTCTCGTATCGTCAGTGGCCGAACTGATATGGCCGCATCGATGGAGCCCGTTCAGCTGATCGTTAAAGCCGGCGGGACATGCATCAATCGACTTCACCCTGGTAGCGATCATGCCACCAGGCGACGATTCTCTTGCGCCCATCGTCGATCTTTTCCTGCATCAAACCACCGTCGAAGTCCTCCTCCAGCCAATCGCGCAACGCTGTCAGGGAGTCACCGTCCCGGCACCAGTCAGCGGACGGTATGGCGGGGAGGTGGTCGCTCACGGCGAGGTGATACCGCAACAGGTGGTCCGAACCGGTTGTGTAGGCCTCCAAACCAAACGACTTGCGCAGCTCCGAGTGTTCCGGCCTGTTGAGCGCCTGACAGACGTTGTGGATCAGCGCTGTCGCCATCCTGATGGAGACCCGATGGTCTTCGAATCTCAGAGTCTCCTGATCCCACAGGACCTCACAGTCAATGTCCCGAGGTTCGACACCGTACGGTGACGCCATCTGAACAGCCAGGTCTGACAGATCCATGCGCAGTCTTGCTGTCATCGCAACGCGGGTGTTGAAGTGTGTAAGATACACCGGCAATGCCATCAGGTCGACCTTGTCGATCGCGTCGACGCCGACGATTCGATGAACGGTCGCCGCAGCGCCTTTCGCGGCGTTGAGGTCGTCGTGAATGACACGCCCCAGTTCCTCTCGGCCGGCCAACACGGCTTGTCGTCCGACCTGCGCGGCGACCGCTACCGTCCGGTCATGTTCCCGCAGTGTCCCGCCCAATTGCAGTGTCAGCAGCGCGCACATGAATGCGACCGGGATGTAGGCGCGTTCCCATTGGCCGATGTAGACGCTGGTCGCCACCGCCGCCACCACCACTACACACGAGATCAGCGGTACATAGGGTCGCAGCGCGTGAACGACCGGCGGCATGCGACTGGTCTCGGTGAACTGTGGCGGGTCGAGCAGCCCGTTGCGAAGAGCTGAGTTGAGGTACAACACCGCCGCCGCCAGGGCCCCAACCTTGACCCAGCCGAGGTCGCCGCCGGGTGGTGCAAAGCACGCCGCACCGATAGTGGCCGGGCAGGCGATCGTGGCCGCGACACCACCGGCGTTGAGTACCTTCGAGTGCAGATTTTCGCGCGCTGTATCACCCAACCAGTGACCGAGTTCCCACCCCGGGTCCGCATCGGTGCTGACAATCTTGTGCAGATATGCCTCGACGACGATCTGCACTGGCGAGGCGACCAGCAGCAGCCAATACCAGCCGCGGACGCCTAGCACCCACATCGCGGCGACCAAGACGACAAGCAGTGCCGCGTGGATGAGCGCCGGCCGCACCCCGTCGTATTCGAGAACCCGCCGCACCGCGATCCGTCGGTGCCACTCACTGAATGTCGCGGGCGCGGTCAGATCACGTATCGGCTGAAGCCAGCGAGACTGGACCCGGGTGGGGTCATCGGGCAATTGCCACCAGTGGTCGAGGTTCTGATTGCGTCGGGTCTGGGGCTTCCAGAGGTATCTCTGGACCAACCTATTTCCAGTGCCCGTTGTGCTGGTTACACACCAGACCCGTGTTGTTGCACTTGCTGCAGGTGAGCTTGCCGAACATCCCGCTGGCCCGGCCGCCGTTGCATCCCTGGCAGTCGTTCAGCCGGCGATGGCATTTCTTACATTCCATGGCGTCTCCTATGCCGTAAAACCACTACGATGTGTAGCCTGATCCGTCGACTCATGTTGTGCAATAGCCCCTGTGACCGACTCCTTCCGGGTGCTCTCACCAGCTGTGGTGCACCTTCAACTCGCCGCGCTCATCAGGCCGACCGCGATCAGCGCCACCACTGCAACACCGAAGACGATCATCAAGATCATGCCCACCGCGATGATGACCATGGGCAGGATGCAGATCGCCCCGAGTGCACAGAGGCAGATCGTGACCGTGCGAAGCGCATTGATGTCGACAACTGAGAACAGCGCCGTCAGGGCAAGACCCATCAGTGCGACCGCACAGAGCCCCAGCGCGAGCTCCTGCATATCCGCCGACGGCCGGTGCAGCAGGTTGTGGGCCGCGTCGTTCATCCAATCCCTGGTGTCGGGGCGGCTGAACTGAGGCGCCAACCAGATGTGGACGAATAGGCCGACGAGCGACGCAGCCGCGCCGATGCCTGCCATGATCGCCACCCGGTGCCGCTCGGCCCGAAGCTCCGCATATCGGGCGACCTCAGCGGCCGCCTCCGCCTCCCGGCGTCGCTGATCGGCGGCGGTCTTGGCGTTCATCCAAGCGTGCTCGTACAGCGTCGCGAGGTCTGCGATGACAGTGGCAAGGGCCAAACGGGCAATGCTGCCCGGCACGTCGATGTTGCGCGTCGAGGTGGGATCGCCGACCTGTGCACAGAGATCGGCGAACCACCGCGGTCGCTGGCGGTCGAGGAGCCCGAAGTCTCCCCACACCTCCTGGACAGATGCCGGTGACAACAGCAGCGCCCGGGCCAGACCTTGCGCTCTATCGATTCGGCTCGGCATCGACTGTCGGACATCAGCTCCGATGTCTACCCCCTCCACATGCGCAGTGCAGGCTTGAGATACCGCCGCCGCAGCCGAGGTGATCTCACGGTCGATATCCGTCACGTATCGGGAGTACTGAGCCAGTGCCCGATACTCCGCAGACTGTCCTCGCTGGTCGACTTCCGGATTGAAATGACACTCCACCACAGCATCAACAACTTTGGGCTGCAACAACTTCAGGAACGAATCACCCTTCCAAGCGTCTCCGGCACGTGCAAATCGGCTCGCCAGGTCGGCGGCAGAGAGCTCGGTGTCCCTGAGAAAGACCGCCTTGCCCGGTCGAAAATGAGAGGTGAAGGCGATAATCCGGGCATCCGCCAGCGTCGAACTCCCGCCGACCGGTGTCAGGAGGTTCGTCGCAATGTCGTTGTCGCGAACATCTTCACGGATCCATGTGCGCAACGCCTCGCATTCCGGCGGTGACGTGAACAGATCCGTCGCATGCCTCCAGCTCGTGACCATGTGGTCAGCCAACGATTCTGGGTCGGTGAACGACCGTCCTGCGAACCTGAAACTGCCCGCCGCCCGGGGAGTGGCTCCGCGCCGACGCGAGACGACGGACGGTGTCTCGCCGGCAAGCCAGGATCTGACCTGAGATGCGCCCCACCGATCGTCCGGGTGGTGGGTGAGAAGCCCACGACACAACAGGTTCCAGCGATCGTCCGTGACGATCGACAGATCGATGTCACCAAGGGCGATGGCGTTGCCGATCCGGCCATGATCGCGGAGTGGGTTGCCTGCGCTGTCCTTGAACGGGTGCTGACCGGTGAGTACCTCACACATCGTCATACCGAGCGCCCACCAGTCGCGGGCGCGCCCGGCATCGTTGGTATGCAACGTCTCCGGCGCCTGGTACTCTGGAGTGCCCTTCACACTTCCGGTCGTCTCACGCCGAGATCGCGCGACTTCGTCGAGTTCGGATGCAATACCCAGATCAGCGAGGACGAGATCGAGTGGCTCCTGTCTGCGGATCAAGATATTGGCCGGCTTGATATCGCGGTGAACCATCTCCAACCGATCGTGGACATAATCCAGGGCATCGGTCATCTCCTCCAGAACCCGCCGCGCGCGGTCGGGGATGCCGCCCCCCGACTCACTCAGCAGTTTCGCGAGCGAACCCTCCGAGACGAAATCCATCACCTCGATGAAGCGCGGAGACGCCCAGCCCGTGTAGACCGACCGTTGAACCGGTAGTACGTGCCGAGCGTCCGCTGTCTCCAGCTTGTCGATAAAGGCCTGCGGCAAAGTGATGCCCTGACGATAGATCTTGACGACCTTGACGTGCCCGGTGTCCCGGTGCTGCACCACAGCGACGGCCGCTTCACTTCCTGCAGGGAGATCGTCGATCACGTTGTAATCGGCGGCAAGGTAGTCCGGCAGCAGGATGCCGAACTCACGACGGGAACTTGCGCCGTCACGGGTGGTCCCACGGCCACCGTCGCGCGCGGTGCCGTGCCGGCCGTCCCGCGCGGTACCGCCGGCACTGTCACGCCGCGTCGCACGGTCATCAGGTTCGGCCATCGGGCTCCTTCGCCAAAGTGAACATCAATTCTCTGCAGTCGCCGGGTCGGCCGCTACCGTTCGTTCGTCCGACACCTCGGTCACCCGCACCAGCAGGAATGAGAAATTGTCGGCGGCGCCACCCGCGCGGGTGTCGTCGATGATCATGTCGGCACACACACCCGCATCGGCATTGAGGACGGCTGCTCTTAGCTCGGCAGCCGACATGACCCCGCTGACCCCGTCGGAACAGATGAGGAAGGCCGCGGGACGCAGCGATAGTTCGATGATGTGCGGCTCGATCGGAGCCTGCTGTCCCAGCGACTGGGTTACCAGATTGGTGGTGTTGCCCTGCGCGTCGTGGACGGAGTCGTCGATCGAGATCTGCTGCAGGAAACCCTCGTCGATGGTGTAGATGCGGCTGTCTCCGAGGTTGAAGGCGATGATCCTGCTGTCGGTGATACAGATACCTGCAACCGTCGTTCCCAGACCGTGCAACTCGGGATCATCACCTACGCTGCGGATCTGGTCGTTCACATAGGTCATCGCGCCCGAGATGTCCTCGCCGGTGTTCCAGGCATCGGTGAGCCCGCCCAAGATGCTCAACGCCATGCTGCTGGCCAGGTTGCCGCCGGCGTGGCCACCCATACCGTCGGCGACAGCACAGACG
It includes:
- a CDS encoding response regulator transcription factor, which encodes MRRGLTGIRRLDRPALADRERQVLLAWLLGTTKESAARELFVSPYTVKTHIDRIRRKYDSLGRPAKSKVALLLRVIEDGLIEIDQIRDHI
- a CDS encoding protein kinase domain-containing protein produces the protein MAEPDDRATRRDSAGGTARDGRHGTARDGGRGTTRDGASSRREFGILLPDYLAADYNVIDDLPAGSEAAVAVVQHRDTGHVKVVKIYRQGITLPQAFIDKLETADARHVLPVQRSVYTGWASPRFIEVMDFVSEGSLAKLLSESGGGIPDRARRVLEEMTDALDYVHDRLEMVHRDIKPANILIRRQEPLDLVLADLGIASELDEVARSRRETTGSVKGTPEYQAPETLHTNDAGRARDWWALGMTMCEVLTGQHPFKDSAGNPLRDHGRIGNAIALGDIDLSIVTDDRWNLLCRGLLTHHPDDRWGASQVRSWLAGETPSVVSRRRGATPRAAGSFRFAGRSFTDPESLADHMVTSWRHATDLFTSPPECEALRTWIREDVRDNDIATNLLTPVGGSSTLADARIIAFTSHFRPGKAVFLRDTELSAADLASRFARAGDAWKGDSFLKLLQPKVVDAVVECHFNPEVDQRGQSAEYRALAQYSRYVTDIDREITSAAAAVSQACTAHVEGVDIGADVRQSMPSRIDRAQGLARALLLSPASVQEVWGDFGLLDRQRPRWFADLCAQVGDPTSTRNIDVPGSIARLALATVIADLATLYEHAWMNAKTAADQRRREAEAAAEVARYAELRAERHRVAIMAGIGAAASLVGLFVHIWLAPQFSRPDTRDWMNDAAHNLLHRPSADMQELALGLCAVALMGLALTALFSVVDINALRTVTICLCALGAICILPMVIIAVGMILMIVFGVAVVALIAVGLMSAAS
- a CDS encoding PP2C family serine/threonine-protein phosphatase, with amino-acid sequence MTRVQVQAFTDVGLVRARNEDAVLVAGWLSQTHTGVLTAIEVPVVGPVVCAVADGMGGHAGGNLASSMALSILGGLTDAWNTGEDISGAMTYVNDQIRSVGDDPELHGLGTTVAGICITDSRIIAFNLGDSRIYTIDEGFLQQISIDDSVHDAQGNTTNLVTQSLGQQAPIEPHIIELSLRPAAFLICSDGVSGVMSAAELRAAVLNADAGVCADMIIDDTRAGGAADNFSFLLVRVTEVSDERTVAADPATAEN
- a CDS encoding DUF4916 domain-containing protein, with translation MDFVPVQRGPAGDIDRVGLIKRATPFPDQPLLWCHLGGRIRRSETVAEALARRASTLRRGQLDLPDNTYAPHALMEFFPDPRNGEFGVDPRKHAVSVCYAVSMAKWKSPLVAG
- the istA gene encoding IS21 family transposase encodes the protein MKSAKDRMDIISAYQQVGSYRGAADLCHTTPKTVKRIVKKFEAGDNIPPRAQRAHNYDAVTDLVTERIAKSQGRMSAKRMLPIARAAGYQGSARNFRRLVAEAKTLWRNEHHRGRRPAVWSPGEYLVIDWAQAAPGLFLFCAVLAFSRWRFVAFATDQKASTTLALIAETFNAIGGVPARVLADRMACLKGGVVANVVIPTAEYVRLAGHYGFAPDFCHASDPESKGIVENLCGYAQRDLAVPLLTEAAIAGRGLDLRAANTAARAWCAEVNATMHSEICTVPNERLIVERELLQPLPSLRLQIGAPSVLRKVDRLSCIRYGSARYSVPTRLIGTNVAVVVDHGAVCLVEPATGTVVAEHELAAPGSASILDAHYDGPRPAPNRGPRPRTTTEQQFCALGADAEAFLIGAAAIGNTRLGSELEVLLGLGAAHGTDALTAALRRAVAFRRFRAADVRSILAAGAGTPQPRPPGDALILDLPVAPMRSLDAYTVIPADGGVTS
- the istB gene encoding IS21-like element helper ATPase IstB, whose protein sequence is MTSTSAKAVKPVAPPSVPPLAADLDAGLRRLKLAAIRRTAPEVLITAKTQRWTPEEVLRTLIETELAARDASNVVNRLKAAGFPVTKTLESFDVADSSIQPKVFDYLCSLEWIRTQQNLAIIGPAGTGKSHTLIGLGIAAIHAGHKVRYFTAADLVETLYRGLADNTVGKIIESLLRVDLIILDELGFAPLHDTATQLLFRLVAGAYERRSLAIGSHWPFQEWGRFLPEHTTAVSILDRLLHHATVVITDGDSYRMKDAQHRKETTQPT